From Helicobacter sp. MIT 21-1697, a single genomic window includes:
- a CDS encoding aspartate carbamoyltransferase catalytic subunit yields MHAPKHLLRTSDLDKPQIETILQQAQIYKDMHHRENLKNKTIITIFFENSTRTLSSFEIAAKRLSADVVRLDVSKSSTAKGESMSDTAANLNAMNPSAIIIRHKNAGAGYYLKSQVSCPIINAGDGAHAHPTQALLDLLTLKEHFGNDLHNLKGKKIAIIGDIANSRVANSNIELLSRFGMEVILVAPPHFLPPTYLRTCYSLREIAQEVDVFMSLRTQTERHDRQIYGSLKDYASQYCLTPEILSDRDVIVLHPGPVHRNIDIDDEVLKDPRCKVLEQVTNGVCVRMAVLEFCICT; encoded by the coding sequence ATGCACGCCCCCAAACATCTCTTGCGCACAAGCGACCTTGATAAGCCTCAAATAGAAACAATTTTGCAACAAGCCCAAATCTACAAAGATATGCACCACAGAGAGAATCTCAAAAACAAAACAATTATCACCATTTTCTTTGAAAATTCCACACGCACGCTCTCAAGCTTTGAAATCGCAGCTAAGCGTCTAAGTGCTGATGTTGTGCGGCTTGATGTAAGTAAAAGCTCCACTGCAAAAGGGGAGAGTATGTCTGATACTGCAGCCAATCTCAATGCAATGAATCCAAGTGCAATTATTATTCGCCATAAAAATGCAGGAGCTGGATATTATCTCAAATCGCAAGTGAGCTGCCCTATCATCAATGCAGGCGATGGCGCACACGCACACCCCACTCAAGCTTTGCTTGACTTACTCACACTTAAAGAACATTTTGGCAATGATTTACACAATCTCAAAGGTAAAAAAATCGCAATTATTGGTGATATTGCAAACTCGCGCGTAGCAAATAGCAATATTGAGTTGCTTTCGCGCTTTGGTATGGAGGTGATTCTCGTTGCGCCACCCCATTTTCTCCCACCAACATACCTGCGCACTTGCTACTCTTTGCGCGAAATTGCTCAAGAAGTTGATGTATTTATGAGTTTGCGTACTCAAACAGAAAGGCACGATAGACAAATTTATGGCTCGCTCAAAGACTATGCCTCACAATACTGCCTTACTCCAGAGATTCTAAGTGATAGAGATGTCATTGTCTTGCACCCCGGACCCGTGCATCGTAATATTGATATTGATGATGAAGTGCTTAAAGACCCGCGTTGCAAAGTTTTGGAGCAAGTAACCAATGGTGTATGTGTGCGTATGGCGGTGCTTGAGTTTTGTATCTGTACATAA
- a CDS encoding phosphatidate cytidylyltransferase, translated as MDSDTKETQEQTQQNAKEQLKAKLFADKARFITAGVLIIALVLILSIDSALLTCAILALLCLIGVREALKLYALPSALHYYIATTFIWVLAYFNERIIESALFILVMYASYLAYSKKITPKALLPFIYPVLPFLSIYALYKDAGGAGVWVIIWLIVIVALTDTGAYLGGKAFGKTPFCPTSPKKTIEGVICGVICGVICGSIVGIGTCGNFLYSLGITFVVALAAVFGDLFESYLKREAGVKDSGSLLPGHGGVLDRLDAVLFGGIVMHFLLFFLPGYKDLAIIL; from the coding sequence ATGGATAGCGATACCAAAGAGACACAAGAGCAAACACAACAAAACGCAAAGGAACAGCTAAAGGCAAAATTATTTGCGGATAAGGCGCGTTTTATCACTGCTGGTGTGCTTATAATCGCTCTTGTTTTGATTTTGAGCATTGATTCAGCTCTGCTTACTTGTGCCATACTTGCTCTGCTTTGCCTCATTGGCGTGCGAGAAGCCCTCAAACTCTACGCGCTCCCCTCTGCATTACATTATTATATCGCCACGACTTTTATTTGGGTGCTTGCATATTTTAATGAGCGCATCATAGAATCCGCACTTTTTATTCTTGTGATGTATGCTTCCTATCTTGCGTATAGCAAAAAAATCACGCCCAAAGCCTTACTACCCTTTATATATCCTGTGTTGCCATTTTTGAGTATTTATGCACTCTATAAAGACGCTGGAGGAGCTGGAGTGTGGGTGATTATATGGCTTATTGTCATCGTAGCTCTCACCGACACAGGAGCATATCTTGGAGGAAAAGCCTTTGGCAAAACACCTTTTTGTCCTACAAGCCCCAAAAAAACCATTGAAGGCGTGATTTGTGGGGTTATTTGCGGCGTGATTTGTGGTTCTATTGTAGGGATTGGCACTTGTGGAAACTTCTTATACTCACTTGGCATTACTTTTGTAGTCGCACTTGCTGCTGTTTTTGGTGATTTGTTTGAGAGCTATCTCAAACGCGAGGCAGGTGTAAAAGATAGTGGCTCACTTTTGCCCGGACACGGCGGCGTGCTTGATAGGCTTGATGCTGTGCTTTTTGGTGGCATAGTAATGCACTTTTTGCTTTTCTTTTTGCCCGGTTATAAAGACTTGGCGATTATACTTTAA
- the purE gene encoding 5-(carboxyamino)imidazole ribonucleotide mutase, which yields MDFVSVIMGSKSDWNVMSECIEVLKKFDVAYEVIISSAHRSPERTKSYIKDAQSRGAQVFIGAAGMAAHLAGAIASQTCKPVIGVPLNGGALDGLDALLSTVQMPSSMPVATTSIGKAGAINAAYLAMQILSLKNDELAGKLIEDRVMKAKKVELDSAEIEVRI from the coding sequence ATGGATTTTGTAAGCGTCATTATGGGAAGCAAAAGCGATTGGAATGTGATGAGCGAGTGTATAGAAGTGCTAAAGAAGTTTGATGTAGCCTATGAAGTGATAATCAGCTCGGCTCATCGCTCACCAGAGCGCACAAAATCATATATTAAAGATGCACAATCTCGTGGTGCGCAAGTTTTCATAGGAGCAGCAGGTATGGCAGCACATTTAGCAGGAGCTATCGCCTCTCAAACTTGTAAGCCTGTAATTGGTGTGCCACTCAATGGAGGTGCATTAGATGGGCTTGATGCGCTTCTTTCAACGGTGCAAATGCCAAGCTCAATGCCTGTGGCAACAACAAGTATTGGCAAAGCTGGAGCAATTAATGCAGCATATTTAGCAATGCAAATTTTAAGCCTCAAAAACGATGAACTTGCAGGTAAATTAATAGAAGATAGAGTGATGAAAGCAAAAAAAGTAGAATTAGATTCGGCAGAGATTGAAGTGAGAATTTAA
- a CDS encoding outer membrane family protein, protein MKKTLVVAALGGLFTSNLSAFDYKVSGSAESFTKWGFNNQRLDEAANQAPTESFTTLFAKLNLNADLGAGFKAGVGGALGGLAFDSTRNDPAVSNIGSPVATAYFGTAWDKSKIQNYMLQNAFLEYNYNDNVYLKLGRYESGKVGEWFSGYNQGAEGYLQAGGAKLWGFLSNRRAFAYDQWFNDFYRVLGTYGGGATRNIYAAGLDFSRNGLTLSAFSYYTPGVYTAPGASITFDTNPSKQLQGFKSLTKLRFLAPVADINQRVYGSRWGEIDKHTYTLYLEQRFEVNMLFFGAGYYQNFGNASELIGRWGDPISIDIWTGSAYDIGQSLNDIIGKDAITGFGYIGANYGSFDWKLLYRGTNSPRSAEQSVGLLLNYQIREDIAVGGKLEWFSDTTKAGYSPLGGTYQPQVASGNTPKGTMLTQKRTDDRSHAFFYIRHTF, encoded by the coding sequence ATGAAAAAGACTTTAGTAGTTGCAGCCTTAGGAGGCTTATTTACTTCAAATTTGAGTGCTTTTGATTACAAAGTAAGCGGCTCGGCAGAGAGTTTTACAAAATGGGGTTTTAATAACCAAAGGCTTGATGAGGCAGCAAATCAAGCTCCCACAGAGAGTTTTACAACATTATTCGCCAAACTTAATCTCAATGCAGATTTAGGAGCTGGGTTTAAAGCGGGAGTTGGCGGAGCTTTGGGTGGATTAGCTTTTGATTCTACTCGCAACGACCCTGCAGTCTCTAATATCGGTTCGCCTGTTGCTACAGCATATTTTGGCACAGCGTGGGATAAGAGCAAAATACAAAATTATATGCTCCAAAATGCCTTTTTAGAGTATAACTATAATGATAATGTCTATCTTAAACTCGGACGTTATGAATCTGGCAAGGTTGGTGAGTGGTTTAGTGGCTATAATCAAGGAGCAGAGGGATATTTACAAGCTGGAGGTGCGAAACTCTGGGGCTTTTTATCAAATCGCCGTGCCTTTGCGTATGATCAATGGTTTAATGATTTCTATCGTGTGCTTGGCACATATGGGGGGGGGGCTACGCGTAATATTTATGCAGCAGGGCTTGATTTTAGCAGGAATGGGCTTACACTTTCTGCATTTTCTTACTATACTCCGGGTGTATATACTGCACCGGGCGCAAGTATTACCTTTGATACCAACCCAAGTAAGCAATTACAAGGCTTCAAGTCTCTTACCAAGCTTCGTTTTCTTGCACCTGTGGCTGATATAAACCAAAGAGTCTATGGCAGCAGGTGGGGTGAGATAGATAAACACACTTACACACTCTATCTTGAGCAACGATTTGAAGTCAATATGCTTTTCTTTGGCGCAGGATATTATCAAAACTTTGGCAATGCAAGCGAACTCATCGGACGCTGGGGAGATCCTATCTCTATTGATATTTGGACAGGAAGCGCGTATGACATAGGACAATCCTTAAACGACATCATCGGCAAAGATGCTATTACAGGCTTTGGCTATATCGGAGCAAACTATGGTAGCTTTGATTGGAAGCTACTCTATCGTGGCACAAATAGCCCACGAAGTGCTGAACAAAGTGTGGGGCTTTTGCTCAATTATCAAATTCGTGAAGATATTGCTGTGGGTGGGAAACTAGAATGGTTTAGTGATACAACTAAAGCCGGTTATAGCCCTCTTGGAGGCACTTATCAACCTCAAGTTGCAAGTGGAAACACTCCTAAGGGCACAATGCTTACCCAAAAACGCACTGATGACCGCTCACACGCATTTTTCTATATCCGCCATACATTCTAA
- the dxr gene encoding 1-deoxy-D-xylulose-5-phosphate reductoisomerase codes for MVLLGSTGSIGTNALEVASHFDIPIESLCAGKNIALLNQQIAHYKPKNVCIADKNDAHKLINGNYKLFFGSEGIGEMIESSHSTLVLNALVGFAGLKPSFTTLQCGKKLALANKESLVNAGWLLQGADITPIDSEHFGLWYLAHTRPISKLYITASGGAFRDYPLDKIPLATSQEALKHPNWQMGRKITIDSASMANKLFEILEARWLFDMQSIDAFIEPSSSMHALVAFADGSITAHISAPNMKLPIAYALDKNQAAHTSFIAPLNPQSLCFALKNIEIERYPLWQLKDTLLDTPQKGIVLNASNEIAIEAFLAQKIAFGQISALILAIMEQFNSFDFGSLNDLESIQALNEEVNIASLEWLKFKKSI; via the coding sequence ATGGTTTTACTTGGCAGCACAGGAAGTATCGGCACAAATGCCCTTGAAGTTGCCTCGCATTTTGATATACCCATAGAATCTTTATGTGCAGGGAAAAACATTGCGCTTTTAAACCAACAAATTGCGCATTATAAGCCCAAAAATGTGTGCATTGCTGATAAAAATGACGCACATAAACTCATAAATGGCAATTACAAGCTATTTTTTGGGAGTGAGGGCATAGGAGAGATGATAGAATCTTCTCACTCTACCCTTGTACTTAACGCTCTTGTAGGATTTGCTGGATTAAAACCAAGCTTTACAACCCTGCAATGTGGCAAAAAACTCGCCCTCGCAAATAAAGAATCTCTCGTAAATGCTGGTTGGCTCTTACAGGGAGCAGATATTACGCCCATTGATAGTGAGCATTTTGGCTTATGGTATCTTGCTCACACACGCCCTATAAGCAAACTTTACATTACTGCAAGTGGTGGAGCTTTCAGAGATTATCCATTAGATAAAATCCCTCTTGCCACCTCACAAGAAGCACTCAAACACCCAAATTGGCAAATGGGACGCAAAATCACCATAGATTCTGCAAGTATGGCAAATAAGCTCTTTGAAATCCTTGAGGCGCGCTGGCTCTTTGATATGCAATCTATTGACGCATTTATTGAACCAAGTTCAAGTATGCACGCGCTTGTTGCATTTGCCGATGGAAGCATTACAGCACATATAAGCGCACCCAATATGAAGCTGCCTATCGCCTATGCGCTTGATAAAAATCAAGCTGCGCACACATCATTTATCGCACCCTTAAATCCACAATCCCTCTGCTTTGCACTTAAAAACATTGAAATAGAACGTTATCCGCTATGGCAGCTTAAAGATACTCTTTTGGATACACCACAAAAAGGCATTGTGCTCAATGCAAGTAATGAAATAGCCATAGAAGCATTCTTAGCGCAAAAGATAGCTTTTGGGCAGATAAGCGCACTTATTTTAGCGATAATGGAGCAATTTAACTCTTTTGATTTTGGCTCTCTCAACGATTTGGAATCTATTCAAGCACTCAATGAAGAAGTCAATATTGCCTCTTTAGAATGGTTGAAATTTAAAAAATCAATATAA
- a CDS encoding bifunctional riboflavin kinase/FAD synthetase encodes MKNFLSMPSDKEVQSLALGKFDGMHLAHKELFKYLDKKGALLCIEGKADSASLTPSKERYSPCVIIYVAFEEISQWSGEKFIITLKQKFPSLKRLVVGYDFHFGKNRAFSASDLYHLFVGEVIIMPEYRINGVGVHSSLIKEFVRYGDMDMAAAMLGRYYHLQGVIIKGQNLGSKRLYATINIQTQGYVMPQEGVYASFTKVNETIKPSVCFVGHRLSTDRHFSIESHILDEEIVCQSDMASICFVRKIRDNQSFSDLNLLKERISQDIITSKAILSTAQMIYIDM; translated from the coding sequence ATGAAGAATTTTTTGTCTATGCCCAGCGATAAAGAAGTGCAATCATTAGCATTAGGAAAATTTGATGGTATGCACTTAGCACATAAAGAGCTTTTTAAATATTTGGACAAAAAAGGTGCTTTACTTTGTATAGAGGGTAAGGCTGATAGCGCTTCTCTTACACCCTCTAAAGAACGATATAGTCCTTGTGTGATTATTTATGTGGCTTTTGAAGAGATTTCACAATGGAGTGGCGAAAAATTTATAATCACATTAAAGCAGAAATTTCCCTCCTTAAAGCGTCTTGTAGTGGGCTATGACTTTCATTTTGGAAAAAATAGGGCTTTTAGTGCGAGTGATTTATACCATTTGTTTGTAGGCGAGGTGATTATTATGCCAGAATATCGCATAAACGGCGTAGGTGTGCATTCAAGCTTAATTAAGGAGTTTGTTCGCTATGGCGATATGGATATGGCAGCAGCTATGCTTGGACGCTATTATCACTTACAAGGTGTTATTATTAAAGGGCAGAATCTTGGCTCAAAGAGACTTTATGCAACAATAAATATTCAAACACAAGGTTATGTAATGCCACAAGAGGGCGTATATGCGAGTTTTACCAAAGTAAATGAAACAATAAAACCAAGTGTATGTTTTGTGGGACATCGTTTAAGCACAGATAGACATTTTAGTATTGAAAGCCATATCCTTGATGAGGAGATTGTATGTCAAAGTGATATGGCGAGTATATGCTTTGTGCGAAAAATACGCGATAATCAGAGTTTTAGTGATTTGAATTTGCTTAAAGAGCGCATTAGTCAAGATATTATTACATCTAAAGCAATTTTGAGCACTGCGCAGATGATATATATAGATATGTAG
- a CDS encoding TlyA family RNA methyltransferase, which produces MQRLDTYLKTLLSSRTKAQEAIKSGCVQVNGRVVCKSSFLLKSSDEVDIDTQDLLLGRAGYKLRSFFEELVREGLWEEGYLVGKKALDIGSSTGGFTQVLLNCGVAEIVCVDVGKNQLHQSMRDDRRVRVFEECDVREFVPCGHFDIVVCDVSFVSLYKLMESFERLVSAECIWLFKPQFEVGRAAKRNKKGVLKDKSLAHRVFTDFCSFVQTRGFRILHTSQSVLSGKEGNEEFFVYAQR; this is translated from the coding sequence ATGCAGCGACTTGATACTTACCTTAAGACACTTTTATCTTCTCGCACTAAGGCTCAAGAGGCGATAAAATCTGGCTGTGTGCAAGTCAATGGCAGGGTGGTATGTAAAAGCTCTTTTCTTTTAAAAAGTAGCGATGAGGTGGATATAGATACACAAGACTTACTACTTGGACGCGCAGGATATAAGTTAAGGAGTTTTTTTGAAGAGCTTGTGCGTGAGGGATTATGGGAAGAAGGATATTTAGTGGGTAAAAAAGCGCTTGATATTGGCTCAAGCACAGGGGGATTCACTCAAGTGCTTTTGAACTGCGGTGTAGCTGAAATAGTATGCGTTGATGTAGGTAAGAATCAGCTTCATCAGAGTATGCGAGATGATAGGCGCGTAAGAGTTTTTGAGGAATGTGATGTGCGCGAATTTGTGCCTTGTGGGCATTTTGATATAGTAGTATGTGATGTAAGTTTTGTTTCATTATATAAGCTTATGGAGAGTTTTGAGCGACTTGTGAGTGCAGAGTGTATATGGCTCTTTAAACCACAATTTGAGGTAGGACGCGCAGCAAAACGCAATAAAAAAGGCGTATTAAAAGATAAATCATTAGCACACAGAGTTTTTACAGATTTTTGTAGCTTTGTGCAAACAAGAGGTTTTAGAATCTTGCATACATCTCAAAGTGTATTAAGCGGAAAGGAAGGAAATGAAGAATTTTTTGTCTATGCCCAGCGATAA
- the cysS gene encoding cysteine--tRNA ligase — protein sequence MTLFDSAKKQKIPFIPIRENQIRLYVCGPTVYDDAHLGHARSSIVFDLWRRLFLFLGFEVVFVKNFTDIDDKIIKKSLQSNISVQEVGSRYIHSYLADMDSLGVLRADIEPKATDNLPQMCEMIQTLLHKGYAYTGENSDVYLRIHKDKNYGALSQRLEQSHTQSRIQNAQDKLEHNDFALWKGYKGENDIAYDSPFGKGRPGWHIECSAMIERHLAYQNEEYGIDIHAGGADLLFPHHENEASQTRCATGREIAKYWLHNGFVNINGEKMSKSLGNSFFIKDALKVYDGEILRNYLLGVHYRLVLNFNEEDLLQSKKRLDKLYRLKKRVIESHIQSPHISREEIKHFAHTIKERARQAHESFLSSLIEALSDDYNISKALSIIEDMLSTSNEYLDKNPKDKAYKQAIKANLACIEFLLGLGGKCAQSYFQLGLDEKTKQEIESKLAQRQEAKMRKNYALADSIRNELKLQGIEIMDTPQGSVWEKI from the coding sequence ATTACTCTTTTTGATAGTGCTAAAAAGCAAAAGATTCCCTTTATCCCTATACGAGAGAATCAAATACGATTATATGTGTGTGGTCCAACCGTGTATGATGATGCTCATTTAGGGCACGCGCGTAGTTCTATTGTTTTTGATTTATGGCGGCGATTATTTTTATTCTTGGGATTTGAAGTAGTATTTGTTAAAAATTTTACAGACATTGATGATAAAATTATTAAAAAATCTCTTCAAAGCAATATAAGTGTGCAGGAGGTAGGTTCGCGTTATATTCATTCGTATCTTGCAGATATGGATTCTCTTGGCGTGTTGCGCGCAGATATTGAACCTAAAGCCACTGATAATCTACCCCAAATGTGCGAAATGATACAAACCTTGCTTCATAAAGGTTATGCTTACACAGGTGAAAATAGCGATGTTTATCTTCGTATCCACAAAGATAAAAACTATGGCGCTCTCTCTCAACGGCTTGAGCAAAGCCACACTCAAAGTCGTATTCAAAATGCACAAGATAAGCTTGAACACAACGATTTTGCTCTATGGAAAGGTTATAAAGGGGAGAATGATATTGCTTATGATAGTCCATTTGGTAAGGGGCGTCCGGGCTGGCATATTGAATGTTCTGCGATGATTGAGAGACACTTAGCATATCAAAATGAAGAATATGGCATTGATATTCACGCAGGAGGAGCGGATTTACTTTTTCCTCATCACGAAAATGAAGCTTCCCAAACGCGCTGTGCCACAGGAAGAGAAATTGCGAAATATTGGCTACACAATGGGTTTGTAAATATCAATGGGGAAAAAATGAGCAAATCTCTTGGCAATAGCTTTTTCATCAAAGATGCACTCAAAGTGTATGATGGTGAAATTTTGCGCAATTATTTGCTGGGTGTGCATTATCGCTTGGTGCTTAATTTTAACGAAGAGGATTTATTGCAGAGCAAAAAAAGACTTGATAAACTCTATCGCCTTAAAAAACGCGTTATAGAATCTCACATACAATCCCCTCATATTTCAAGAGAGGAAATAAAGCACTTTGCCCATACGATAAAGGAGAGAGCAAGACAAGCACACGAGAGCTTTTTATCATCGCTTATTGAGGCTCTAAGCGATGATTACAATATCTCAAAAGCTTTAAGTATTATTGAGGATATGCTCTCTACAAGCAATGAATATTTAGATAAGAATCCTAAAGATAAAGCCTATAAACAAGCTATTAAGGCAAATCTTGCGTGTATTGAGTTTTTGCTCGGACTTGGAGGCAAATGCGCTCAAAGCTATTTTCAACTCGGACTTGATGAAAAAACCAAACAAGAAATAGAATCCAAACTTGCCCAACGTCAAGAGGCAAAAATGCGAAAAAACTACGCACTTGCAGATAGCATACGAAATGAGCTAAAATTACAAGGCATTGAAATTATGGACACCCCTCAAGGGAGTGTTTGGGAAAAAATCTAA
- a CDS encoding outer membrane beta-barrel protein, which translates to MKKILISSALAASLFGIAQAQTSGLFVGVNAGVPITTPSYTGFTGLKENFPTSGFGWALGLDVGYKQALSESYGLKYYISYNYNQSKGSKDNSTPIIGKVNADINQHLITANVDYYFNFTPAFGAYIGIGVGYQQYNPTWKTAAMSISQGAKGGLAVPVNVGLTYNVDNASQILLGAKIPLVAYDYKSNSNPMAQGTATLRTYIVQVGYNYTF; encoded by the coding sequence ATGAAAAAGATTCTTATCTCAAGTGCATTGGCAGCAAGTCTCTTTGGCATAGCACAAGCACAAACAAGCGGACTTTTTGTGGGGGTAAATGCAGGAGTGCCTATTACTACGCCCTCATATACAGGATTTACAGGACTCAAAGAGAATTTCCCTACAAGTGGATTTGGTTGGGCACTAGGGCTAGATGTAGGCTATAAACAAGCTTTGAGTGAGAGTTATGGTTTGAAATACTATATCAGCTATAACTACAATCAAAGCAAGGGTTCTAAGGATAATTCTACGCCAATTATTGGCAAAGTCAATGCCGATATTAATCAACATCTTATCACTGCAAATGTGGATTATTATTTTAATTTCACACCTGCATTTGGTGCATATATTGGTATTGGTGTAGGCTATCAACAATATAACCCTACTTGGAAAACAGCAGCGATGAGTATAAGTCAAGGTGCTAAAGGCGGACTTGCTGTGCCTGTAAATGTAGGGCTTACCTATAATGTTGATAATGCAAGTCAAATCCTCCTTGGAGCAAAGATTCCATTAGTAGCCTATGATTATAAATCAAATTCTAATCCTATGGCACAAGGAACAGCTACGCTTCGCACTTATATCGTGCAAGTTGGCTATAACTACACTTTCTAG
- the thrC gene encoding threonine synthase, with amino-acid sequence MTDTNEEYLLYSTRDDIAPGVSFQHALLHPSAPHNGLYTFTKLPHISLEEIKNFTNLTYAKLCVDIFNRLKLGIHRSVLEEALLCYKNFDDSYNPAPLQAVNENLFMLNLFSGPTRAFKDMALQPFGRLFAHLATQDTRPYLILTATSGDTGPATLQSFANQSHIKVVCIYPYGGTSDVQRLQMTTHNAPNVKVIGIEGDFDAAQNALKKLIANADFIKKLKEQGFALSAANSVNIGRIVFQIIYYFWAYVKLLKSGHITLGEKISVVVPSGNFGNILGAFFAKKMGLPLERLVSASNANNILSDFINTGVYDISKRNLIKTKSPAMDILKSSNVERMLYALFGAQRTKQLMDSLDRRDSYSLTAEELSMLQQDFSAFECDDTMCMQSIAQGFKEGLLLDPHSAIAYYVAKTLQKSGVIGKSVFLATAQWSKFAPSVREALKEAHIIQDTHNDAHKSDREAINEICSLSSADNPIKAPEQILQLFNKKEVQQDIVPIPQLEMCILRWVKSSLKHYAQN; translated from the coding sequence ATGACAGACACAAACGAAGAATATCTCCTCTATTCTACGCGAGATGATATAGCTCCGGGCGTAAGCTTTCAACACGCTTTATTACACCCAAGTGCGCCACATAATGGGCTTTATACCTTTACCAAACTCCCTCATATCAGCCTAGAAGAGATTAAAAATTTTACAAATCTCACTTATGCCAAGCTTTGCGTGGATATTTTCAATCGCTTAAAGCTTGGGATTCACAGAAGTGTGCTTGAAGAAGCACTTTTGTGCTATAAAAATTTTGATGATTCTTATAATCCTGCGCCACTTCAAGCAGTCAATGAGAATCTCTTTATGCTAAATCTCTTTTCTGGTCCTACACGCGCCTTTAAAGATATGGCACTTCAGCCCTTTGGGCGTTTGTTCGCTCACCTAGCCACCCAAGATACAAGACCCTACCTTATCCTTACTGCTACAAGCGGAGATACAGGACCTGCTACCTTGCAGAGTTTTGCGAATCAATCACATATCAAAGTCGTGTGTATTTATCCTTATGGAGGCACAAGCGATGTGCAACGATTGCAAATGACAACTCATAACGCGCCAAATGTGAAAGTTATCGGCATTGAGGGGGATTTTGATGCAGCGCAAAACGCATTAAAAAAGCTCATCGCAAATGCAGATTTTATCAAAAAACTCAAAGAACAAGGATTTGCCCTTTCTGCGGCAAATTCTGTGAATATCGGACGCATTGTATTCCAAATCATTTATTATTTTTGGGCGTATGTGAAACTGCTTAAAAGTGGGCATATCACGCTTGGAGAGAAAATTTCTGTTGTCGTGCCAAGTGGGAATTTTGGCAATATTTTAGGAGCATTTTTTGCAAAAAAAATGGGGCTGCCCCTTGAGCGCCTTGTGAGTGCTTCTAATGCAAATAATATCTTAAGTGATTTTATCAATACAGGCGTATATGATATTTCTAAGCGAAACTTGATTAAAACCAAATCACCCGCTATGGATATTTTAAAAAGTTCAAATGTGGAGAGAATGCTCTATGCACTCTTTGGCGCACAACGCACAAAGCAATTAATGGATTCTCTTGATAGGCGAGATTCATATAGCCTCACTGCAGAGGAGCTAAGTATGCTACAACAGGATTTTAGTGCATTTGAATGTGATGATACAATGTGTATGCAAAGCATTGCACAAGGATTCAAAGAGGGATTGCTCCTTGACCCGCATAGCGCGATTGCTTATTATGTCGCAAAAACTTTGCAAAAAAGCGGTGTAATTGGTAAAAGCGTATTTCTTGCCACAGCGCAGTGGAGTAAATTTGCTCCAAGCGTGAGAGAAGCACTCAAAGAAGCACATATCATTCAAGACACGCACAATGATGCTCATAAAAGCGATAGGGAGGCTATTAATGAGATTTGCTCACTCTCAAGTGCAGATAATCCCATCAAAGCACCCGAGCAGATTCTCCAACTTTTTAACAAAAAAGAAGTGCAGCAAGATATTGTCCCTATCCCACAGCTAGAAATGTGCATACTCCGATGGGTGAAAAGTTCTCTTAAGCATTACGCTCAAAATTAA